From the Ruminiclostridium josui JCM 17888 genome, one window contains:
- a CDS encoding FAD-dependent oxidoreductase gives MSQNLIEKAFSRPVESYWIGTTPQTTYPELNENIKTDILIVGGGITGIAAAYLLQKEGLDVVIIDAGRIAHSTSGHTTAKITSLHSVKYAKLIKQLGEEGAGKYGEINEKAISMIEDIIKENNIQCDFSRQPNFVYTKEEQYINIIEEEVNAAKSIGLPARFETSLPLPFSVQGAICFDNQAQFHPRKYLLSLADIFIKNGGHIFENTAAIDIHEDRECTTSTRNGFSIKSDKVIVASHFPFYDGWGFYSARMFGERSYALAVKSPVNVPYGMYISYEQPTRSIRTQLGEDGNQLLILGGEHHKTGGNINEKEKYTKLINFAETDFHATDVLYRWSAQDYTAMNEIPYIGHITGKKMNIFVATGFQKWGMTTSHVSAMIIRDIIANGKSEAENIFKPSRFTPVSSAKNFIKENADVVNNLVSGKLESPPEEFKILPGEGKAVKYKGKKAGAYMDNDGNVFIIDTTCKHLGCEVNWNSAEKTWDCPCHASRYNYDGTVIEGPAIIPLDRLK, from the coding sequence ATGTCACAGAATCTGATAGAAAAAGCATTCTCAAGACCGGTAGAATCATATTGGATTGGAACCACCCCCCAAACCACTTACCCTGAACTGAATGAGAATATTAAAACTGACATTCTGATTGTAGGAGGCGGAATAACCGGAATAGCGGCAGCATATTTACTTCAGAAGGAAGGCTTGGATGTTGTTATAATAGATGCCGGCAGAATTGCTCATTCCACATCAGGACACACCACAGCAAAAATAACTTCTCTCCACAGCGTAAAATATGCAAAACTGATAAAGCAATTGGGAGAAGAGGGGGCAGGCAAATACGGAGAAATTAACGAAAAAGCAATATCCATGATTGAAGATATAATAAAAGAAAACAATATTCAATGTGATTTCAGCCGTCAACCAAACTTTGTATATACAAAAGAAGAACAATATATAAACATTATCGAGGAAGAGGTAAATGCAGCAAAATCTATTGGTCTTCCTGCAAGATTTGAAACCTCTCTGCCCCTACCCTTTTCTGTTCAGGGAGCAATATGCTTTGATAATCAGGCTCAGTTTCACCCTCGTAAATATCTTCTGTCCCTAGCAGATATATTTATAAAAAACGGCGGTCACATTTTTGAGAATACGGCAGCTATTGACATCCATGAAGACCGTGAATGTACCACATCTACCAGAAATGGGTTCAGTATAAAATCAGATAAGGTAATAGTAGCCAGTCATTTCCCATTTTATGACGGATGGGGATTTTATTCGGCAAGAATGTTCGGTGAGCGTTCTTATGCACTTGCAGTTAAATCCCCTGTCAATGTTCCTTATGGAATGTATATCTCATATGAACAACCTACAAGGTCTATCAGAACCCAACTCGGAGAAGACGGAAACCAGCTTCTTATACTGGGTGGGGAGCACCACAAAACGGGTGGAAACATAAACGAGAAAGAAAAATATACAAAGCTTATAAATTTTGCAGAAACCGATTTTCATGCTACAGATGTACTTTATCGCTGGTCAGCCCAGGATTATACAGCAATGAACGAAATACCTTATATAGGACATATCACAGGTAAGAAAATGAATATTTTTGTAGCCACAGGGTTCCAGAAATGGGGTATGACAACCAGTCATGTATCAGCGATGATAATACGTGATATTATTGCTAATGGGAAAAGCGAAGCTGAAAATATATTCAAGCCATCAAGGTTTACTCCTGTTAGTTCTGCAAAGAACTTTATAAAAGAAAACGCAGATGTTGTTAATAATCTAGTTTCAGGAAAACTGGAGTCTCCCCCGGAAGAATTTAAAATACTTCCCGGTGAAGGCAAGGCAGTAAAGTATAAAGGAAAAAAAGCCGGCGCATACATGGATAATGATGGAAATGTTTTTATAATAGATACAACATGTAAACATCTGGGTTGTGAAGTTAATTGGAATTCTGCGGAAAAAACCTGGGATTGTCCCTGTCATGCTTCCAGATACAATTATGACGGGACAGTGATTGAAGGCCCCGCTATAATCCCTCTTGACAGGTTAAAATAA
- a CDS encoding UbiA-like polyprenyltransferase, with translation MIASKVIRKISDYGTLVMFSHSIFSLSFAVISMLLASNGFPSAWKVFWILMAFMGARTGANAINRAIDAEIDMLNPRTSTRQIPQGKISKNEAYGLAAASFGIMLLSAAMLNILCLILSPLALIFMTGYSYTKRFTWLCHIILGVTTAAAPVGAWIAVTGNLSVTPLIMGVSNTLWVAGFDIIYSIQDYEFDKANKLRSIPVKFGIHKALHISSIFHIISCIFLLVLGLICKQLGIIYFSGLLIITVLFAIEHLLVANVRKPDDTRGEVYSFTAYSLNQIISIVFLTASLLEMLV, from the coding sequence ATGATTGCTTCAAAGGTAATAAGAAAAATATCTGACTATGGAACTCTTGTAATGTTTTCTCATTCTATATTTTCATTATCTTTTGCTGTTATTTCCATGTTGCTGGCTTCAAATGGTTTTCCAAGTGCATGGAAAGTATTCTGGATATTAATGGCGTTTATGGGTGCCAGAACAGGTGCTAATGCTATTAACAGGGCTATAGATGCAGAGATTGATATGCTTAACCCAAGAACTTCCACAAGACAGATTCCACAGGGAAAGATTAGTAAGAATGAAGCCTATGGGCTGGCGGCAGCTTCTTTTGGAATAATGCTTCTTTCCGCGGCTATGTTGAACATTCTTTGCCTGATTCTGTCACCTCTTGCTCTTATATTCATGACAGGCTATTCCTATACAAAAAGGTTTACTTGGCTCTGTCATATAATTTTAGGGGTTACAACTGCTGCAGCCCCAGTGGGTGCATGGATTGCCGTAACAGGGAACTTATCTGTAACACCTTTGATAATGGGTGTTTCAAATACTTTATGGGTAGCTGGATTTGACATAATATACAGTATACAGGACTATGAGTTCGATAAGGCTAACAAACTGCGTTCAATTCCTGTGAAATTCGGTATACACAAGGCACTTCATATATCAAGCATTTTCCATATTATATCCTGTATCTTCCTGCTTGTTTTAGGACTAATCTGCAAGCAGCTTGGAATAATATATTTCTCAGGACTATTGATAATAACAGTACTTTTTGCTATAGAACATTTACTTGTTGCAAATGTCAGAAAACCTGATGATACCCGAGGCGAAGTATATTCATTTACGGCGTATTCACTGAACCAGATTATAAGCATAGTATTTTTAACAGCCTCACTGTTGGAAATGCTAGTATAG
- a CDS encoding menaquinone biosynthesis decarboxylase has translation MAYSDLHEFIDKLEKKALIKRIKAETDSELEITEITDRVVKNGGPALLFENVRNSKFPLLINTFGSYERLNLALGVEEIEEVAEKIGDFIDAANYAGFIKTVKAVPSLLQLTSVFPIKLPTKGKCQQIIDYSPDLGKLPILKCWPGDGGKFITLPVVITKDPETGIQNMGMYRMQVYDGQTTGMHWHLHKDGRSIYDKYRAIGGIMPVSVVIGCDPVVIYSATAPLPEYIDEILFAGFLRKKPVSLVKSITNDIYVPANADFILEGYVDTREELRLEGPFGDHTGYYSLADMYPVFHLTCMTYREDAIYPATVVGKPPMEDCYLGKATEKLFLPFLRIQFPEIIDINFPLEGVFHNCVIVSIKKRFPGHAKKVMNSIWGSGQMMYTKMIIVVDESVNPHDLSTVAWKVFNNIDGRRDIVFSDGPLDALDHASLQRHYGCRIGIDATIKFPEEGYSRTWPDEIVMSESIKALVTKRWKEYGF, from the coding sequence ATGGCATATTCAGATCTTCATGAATTTATTGATAAACTCGAAAAGAAAGCACTTATTAAAAGAATAAAAGCCGAAACGGATTCTGAACTCGAGATTACCGAAATAACAGATAGAGTGGTAAAAAACGGTGGGCCTGCTCTTCTTTTTGAAAATGTAAGAAATTCAAAATTTCCATTGCTTATAAATACTTTTGGCAGCTATGAAAGGTTGAACCTTGCGCTGGGTGTTGAAGAAATTGAGGAGGTTGCTGAAAAAATAGGCGATTTTATTGATGCAGCAAATTATGCGGGATTTATTAAAACCGTAAAAGCCGTTCCATCTCTATTACAGTTGACGTCTGTTTTTCCAATAAAGCTTCCCACAAAAGGAAAGTGCCAGCAGATTATTGATTATAGTCCTGATTTGGGAAAGCTGCCAATACTAAAATGCTGGCCAGGGGATGGAGGCAAATTTATTACTTTGCCTGTGGTTATAACAAAAGACCCTGAAACAGGTATACAAAATATGGGTATGTATCGTATGCAGGTATATGATGGGCAAACTACCGGAATGCACTGGCACCTTCATAAAGACGGCAGGAGTATATATGATAAGTACCGTGCTATTGGAGGAATAATGCCTGTGTCAGTGGTAATAGGCTGTGACCCAGTGGTAATATATTCTGCAACAGCTCCTCTTCCAGAATATATAGATGAAATATTATTTGCAGGGTTCCTAAGAAAAAAACCAGTATCTTTGGTTAAGTCTATAACAAATGATATTTATGTACCGGCAAATGCTGATTTTATTCTGGAAGGATATGTGGACACAAGAGAGGAACTTCGTCTGGAAGGGCCTTTTGGGGATCATACAGGATATTATTCTCTTGCAGATATGTATCCGGTTTTTCATTTGACTTGTATGACATACAGAGAGGATGCTATTTATCCTGCCACAGTTGTGGGGAAACCTCCCATGGAGGACTGTTATCTGGGAAAGGCAACTGAAAAACTATTTCTTCCTTTTTTAAGAATTCAATTTCCGGAGATTATTGATATTAATTTTCCACTTGAAGGTGTATTTCATAATTGTGTTATTGTTTCAATAAAAAAGAGATTTCCGGGACATGCTAAAAAAGTAATGAATTCAATTTGGGGTTCGGGACAGATGATGTACACAAAAATGATTATAGTTGTGGATGAATCTGTAAATCCCCATGATTTATCAACAGTTGCATGGAAAGTCTTCAACAATATTGACGGCAGGCGGGATATAGTATTCTCTGACGGACCTCTTGATGCACTGGACCACGCCTCTTTACAAAGACATTACGGATGCAGGATAGGCATTGACGCTACCATAAAATTTCCGGAGGAGGGCTACAGCCGCACATGGCCTGATGAAATAGTAATGTCGGAGAGTATAAAAGCATTGGTAACAAAAAGATGGAAGGAATACGGTTTCTGA
- a CDS encoding insulinase family protein, producing the protein MKKVVSYMMSFVLILSIFLNAAPCVNAAQTELKALPEVGQVVAGFKVQEVEDMELIDSKTVLFEHEKTGAKLIFIQNKDTNRAFDISFKTPAFNDTGVNHVLEHITVSGSQKYPMKNVLFTILNQTYSTFINAFTAQNFTTYPVSSLSEDQLLKLAEVYLDCVYYPSVYNDKNIFKREAWRYEMADNKAELNISGTVYNEMKGALGNISTAAAYNDLKTLFPNSTQSTISGGDPDKVKDLTYEDVIKTHDTYYHPSNSLMVLYGNVDYQRFLKMIDESYLSKYNKKDIKIEKLKLEPFNKTIEKTFKYPVAVGTNTQNASQIDYCFPIKNMSDEDLLGIAVLGELFGSETSALKQEFRDKKLGGDILINFNTGLSIPVLTFSVQNTDESKKADIKALVDKYLNSIVKSGFKSADVDAVLAGEIRGLSNITETPNLGVNLSTQVGSFWANFDSLDFYNNMIKNIKSISAKSGKRYFEGLTEKFLVNNKNTALVTTVPEAGLSEKQAAEQKKYLTDLKASMSQQQIDAIVNETKTYNEWNSREDNKDVVKSIQAVNISDLPEEVKNYNIKETKSEGVRLISAEANVGETESTSLYFDTSSVPVDKLHYLNFYTELLGNLDTKKSDKAELGNLKTRYINGVSFNLSIIPDKTYTKYSPVLSVSWTGIIGDYDKQLEVVKDIILNTQISKSTDILNIVKSRISEMKTQYTSNPLSIQLVRSRSYFNEGYNYLNYTSAIDYYNFLTKLENKLSENPKEVLKELDNVKALVTNKKNLIVTFTGNKNSISKFENSIKKFIVGIPSKDIVKQDYSKLPKPAKSEGISVDGSVQYNMLYAPYEQMGAVFSGKYIPIGSVINENYITPKIRFGYGAYDNIVEFSDEGFILASYRDPNIKETFEVYNGLPEFIKNINLTQEQLDSYILKSFSNYTVPTGEISGANTAISYYLMGIKSEDILKILKEIKSVTVKDVKDTATMIENMLKNGAYSTAGSKDKLNENKELYENIIALEQGQDSTITRGQFFELVLAGAPNPLEIAKQQGLITSDKKGNYHENRKLTREELAVFIWKIAALSGVQLPAATPEISDTNSVASWARNAVNALVGFEVIKLDDKGNFNPKGEVTSDFVMTVLNNLNQKLTAK; encoded by the coding sequence ATGAAAAAAGTTGTTTCCTATATGATGTCATTTGTTTTAATTTTGAGCATTTTTCTTAATGCTGCACCTTGTGTAAATGCTGCTCAGACAGAACTCAAGGCATTGCCGGAGGTAGGGCAGGTAGTAGCCGGCTTTAAGGTTCAGGAAGTTGAGGATATGGAGCTAATAGACAGTAAAACTGTTTTATTTGAGCATGAAAAAACAGGTGCTAAGCTTATTTTTATTCAAAATAAGGATACTAACAGAGCGTTTGATATTTCATTCAAAACACCTGCCTTCAACGATACGGGAGTAAATCATGTATTGGAGCATATAACTGTATCTGGCTCACAGAAATATCCTATGAAAAACGTGCTATTCACAATTTTAAATCAAACATACTCTACCTTTATAAATGCATTTACCGCTCAAAACTTTACTACATATCCTGTCTCATCACTGAGTGAGGATCAACTCTTAAAGTTAGCAGAGGTTTATTTGGATTGTGTATATTATCCGTCTGTATATAACGACAAGAATATTTTCAAAAGAGAAGCCTGGAGATATGAAATGGCAGACAATAAGGCGGAGCTGAATATCAGCGGTACTGTATATAATGAAATGAAGGGTGCTCTTGGAAATATTTCAACTGCCGCCGCATACAATGACTTAAAAACACTTTTCCCAAACAGTACCCAATCCACTATATCAGGAGGAGACCCAGATAAGGTAAAGGATTTGACATATGAGGATGTGATTAAGACTCATGATACTTACTACCATCCTTCAAATTCACTAATGGTTCTCTACGGAAATGTGGATTATCAAAGATTTCTTAAAATGATTGATGAGAGTTATCTTTCAAAGTATAACAAAAAAGATATTAAGATTGAAAAGTTAAAACTTGAGCCATTTAATAAAACAATTGAAAAAACTTTTAAATACCCGGTAGCTGTTGGTACAAACACTCAAAATGCATCCCAGATTGATTATTGTTTTCCTATTAAAAATATGTCCGATGAAGATTTACTGGGAATAGCTGTGTTAGGCGAGCTGTTTGGAAGCGAAACATCGGCTTTAAAACAGGAATTCAGGGATAAAAAACTCGGAGGAGATATTTTAATTAATTTCAACACCGGGTTATCAATACCTGTATTAACTTTTTCGGTACAAAATACTGATGAAAGTAAAAAAGCAGATATTAAAGCACTTGTTGATAAATACCTGAATAGTATTGTAAAATCAGGCTTTAAGTCGGCTGATGTTGATGCTGTACTTGCCGGGGAAATAAGGGGATTATCAAATATCACGGAAACCCCTAACCTGGGTGTAAATTTGTCTACTCAGGTGGGCAGCTTTTGGGCTAATTTTGACAGCCTTGATTTTTACAATAATATGATTAAGAACATAAAGTCTATTTCAGCTAAGTCCGGCAAAAGATATTTTGAAGGCCTTACAGAAAAATTCCTTGTAAATAATAAAAACACCGCACTGGTTACTACTGTTCCTGAGGCAGGACTTTCAGAAAAACAGGCAGCGGAACAGAAAAAGTATTTGACTGACTTGAAGGCATCCATGAGCCAACAGCAAATAGATGCCATTGTTAATGAAACCAAAACTTACAACGAGTGGAATAGTAGAGAAGATAATAAAGATGTTGTAAAAAGTATTCAGGCTGTAAATATTTCTGATTTACCTGAAGAAGTAAAAAATTATAATATTAAAGAAACCAAATCAGAGGGAGTAAGATTGATATCTGCAGAAGCAAACGTTGGGGAGACGGAATCCACCAGCCTTTATTTCGATACTTCATCTGTCCCTGTGGACAAGCTACATTACTTGAACTTTTATACTGAATTATTAGGAAATCTTGATACCAAAAAAAGTGACAAGGCTGAGTTGGGAAATCTCAAGACAAGGTATATTAACGGAGTATCCTTCAACTTATCTATAATACCTGACAAGACTTATACAAAATACTCTCCTGTATTAAGTGTGTCCTGGACCGGTATAATAGGGGATTATGACAAGCAGCTTGAAGTTGTCAAAGACATTATTTTAAATACACAGATAAGCAAAAGTACTGATATATTGAATATTGTAAAGTCCAGAATATCAGAAATGAAAACTCAATACACAAGCAATCCCTTAAGTATACAGCTTGTGAGAAGCAGATCGTATTTCAATGAAGGATATAACTATCTGAATTATACTTCTGCTATTGATTACTACAATTTTCTTACAAAATTGGAAAATAAGCTCTCCGAAAATCCAAAAGAGGTTTTAAAGGAGCTGGATAATGTTAAAGCTTTAGTTACAAACAAAAAGAATTTGATAGTAACTTTTACTGGTAATAAAAACAGCATTAGCAAATTTGAAAATTCAATAAAGAAGTTTATTGTTGGTATACCATCAAAGGATATTGTCAAACAGGACTATTCAAAACTTCCTAAGCCTGCAAAAAGTGAGGGCATATCTGTAGATGGCTCTGTACAATATAATATGCTTTATGCACCATATGAGCAAATGGGAGCTGTATTTAGCGGAAAATATATACCAATAGGTTCAGTAATAAACGAAAACTATATTACTCCAAAGATAAGATTTGGATACGGCGCGTATGATAACATAGTTGAATTTAGTGATGAAGGCTTTATACTAGCATCCTACCGTGACCCGAATATCAAGGAAACTTTTGAAGTATATAACGGATTACCTGAATTTATTAAGAATATTAATCTTACTCAGGAACAACTGGATAGTTATATTTTAAAGTCATTCAGCAATTACACTGTACCTACAGGTGAAATATCCGGTGCCAATACTGCTATAAGTTACTATTTGATGGGTATTAAATCAGAGGATATTTTAAAGATATTGAAAGAAATTAAATCCGTTACTGTCAAAGATGTCAAGGATACGGCTACCATGATTGAAAATATGCTTAAAAATGGAGCATATTCTACGGCAGGAAGCAAGGATAAACTTAACGAAAACAAGGAACTTTATGAAAATATCATAGCTTTAGAGCAGGGACAGGATAGTACTATTACAAGAGGCCAATTCTTTGAACTGGTTCTTGCAGGTGCCCCAAATCCTCTTGAAATTGCTAAGCAGCAGGGGCTGATAACTTCTGACAAAAAAGGGAATTACCATGAAAATAGAAAACTAACAAGAGAAGAACTTGCGGTATTTATATGGAAAATAGCAGCTTTAAGTGGTGTACAGCTTCCGGCTGCAACTCCTGAAATATCAGATACCAACTCAGTTGCATCATGGGCAAGAAATGCAGTTAATGCTTTGGTTGGGTTTGAAGTTATAAAACTTGATGACAAGGGCAATTTTAATCCAAAAGGTGAGGTAACATCTGACTTTGTTATGACTGTTTTAAACAACCTTAATCAGAAGTTGACAGCAAAATAG
- a CDS encoding TrpB-like pyridoxal phosphate-dependent enzyme has translation MRRDEISKVILSESDIPKQWYNIVADMPNKPAPYHNPSTLEIIKPDDMKAIFPDEVIKQEMSSERYIDIPDEVRQMYCQFRPSPLYRAKALEKLLDTPARIYYKYEGTNATGSHKLNTAIPQVYYNKLAGIKRLATETGAGQWGSALSLATSQFGLECSVYMVNVSYQQKPYRRSFMKTFGANVVASPSTLTNSGRSILEKDPNCSGSLGIAISEAVEDAATHADTNYALGSVLNHVCLHQTIIGIEAKKQMEYLDEYPDVVFACCGGGSNFAGLAFPFLQDKLNGRNLKAVAVEPSACPTLTKGIFAYDYGDTAKAAPITKMYTLGHDFIPSGIHAGGLRYHGDSAIVSQLYHDGIIEAKAYGQKSVFEAAVSFARTEGIVPAPESAHAIRAAMDEALLAKEAGQEKVILFCLSGHGYFDFAAYENYFNGLIDDIEFSPESTKESLQNLPNIK, from the coding sequence ATGAGAAGAGATGAGATCAGTAAGGTAATTCTGTCTGAAAGCGATATTCCAAAACAGTGGTACAACATAGTTGCAGATATGCCAAATAAGCCTGCACCCTATCACAATCCGTCAACACTTGAAATCATTAAGCCTGACGATATGAAAGCTATTTTCCCGGATGAAGTAATCAAACAGGAAATGTCTTCTGAACGTTACATAGATATTCCTGACGAGGTTCGTCAAATGTACTGTCAGTTTAGGCCAAGTCCTCTTTACAGGGCAAAAGCTCTTGAAAAACTGTTGGACACTCCTGCAAGAATATACTATAAATATGAGGGAACAAATGCTACGGGAAGTCACAAGCTTAATACCGCTATTCCACAAGTATATTATAATAAACTAGCAGGAATAAAAAGACTTGCAACGGAAACAGGAGCAGGACAATGGGGCAGTGCCTTAAGCCTTGCAACAAGTCAGTTTGGATTGGAATGTTCAGTTTACATGGTAAATGTCAGCTATCAGCAAAAACCTTACAGACGTTCATTTATGAAAACATTTGGAGCAAATGTTGTAGCAAGTCCAAGTACACTTACAAACAGCGGACGAAGTATTCTGGAAAAAGACCCAAATTGCTCGGGCAGTCTTGGAATTGCAATAAGTGAAGCGGTTGAAGATGCAGCAACACATGCTGATACCAACTATGCTCTAGGAAGTGTTTTGAACCACGTATGTCTGCATCAGACCATAATTGGAATCGAAGCAAAAAAACAAATGGAGTATTTGGATGAATATCCTGACGTAGTTTTTGCGTGTTGCGGAGGCGGAAGCAATTTTGCCGGCCTGGCTTTCCCATTTTTACAAGATAAACTCAATGGGCGTAACCTAAAAGCAGTTGCAGTTGAACCATCAGCATGTCCTACTTTGACAAAAGGTATATTTGCATATGATTACGGAGATACCGCAAAAGCAGCTCCAATAACAAAAATGTACACTTTAGGACATGACTTTATTCCATCCGGTATACATGCCGGAGGCTTGAGATACCACGGTGATTCCGCTATTGTCAGCCAACTATATCATGACGGAATCATTGAAGCAAAAGCATATGGTCAAAAATCCGTTTTTGAAGCAGCTGTATCCTTTGCACGAACAGAAGGAATAGTTCCTGCTCCTGAATCAGCACATGCTATAAGAGCTGCAATGGATGAAGCACTTTTGGCAAAGGAAGCAGGCCAGGAAAAGGTTATACTATTTTGTCTCAGCGGACATGGATACTTTGATTTTGCGGCATATGAAAACTATTTCAATGGACTCATTGATGATATAGAATTTTCTCCTGAATCCACAAAAGAAAGTTTACAAAACTTGCCGAATATAAAGTAG
- a CDS encoding TIGR02206 family membrane protein, with protein sequence MFRYFFTYIDNIPSRLHNSLFSVQHLLAVGMVVCTWCIVTVLFKDKSEEKKWRMLILVSLILPLSECAQILWYNAVGKFSWGYTLPLHLCSLMCIILPVMTITRSRLLMEYSYAMGLAPAFMTLLTPDIYYYPSLSFIYMQSMLVHGIICFIPLFMVFGMGFRPDVRSLPKTVAMLATFALMVTPINIATNGNYFFLRYPAPGSPMEAFANYVGSPWYLIPTFLLGCLLWFILYIPFAFFKRCQKKSEHIDRDKTRILF encoded by the coding sequence ATGTTCAGATATTTTTTTACTTATATAGATAATATACCTTCAAGACTTCATAATTCTCTGTTTTCTGTACAACATCTTCTTGCTGTGGGAATGGTAGTTTGCACGTGGTGTATTGTGACTGTCCTTTTTAAAGATAAAAGCGAGGAAAAAAAGTGGAGGATGCTTATACTTGTCAGTTTGATATTGCCCTTGTCAGAATGTGCACAGATACTTTGGTACAATGCTGTAGGGAAGTTTTCATGGGGCTATACTCTGCCTCTTCACTTGTGCAGTCTTATGTGCATTATACTTCCGGTAATGACTATTACCAGAAGCAGACTGCTGATGGAATATTCGTATGCCATGGGATTGGCACCGGCTTTTATGACACTTTTAACACCTGATATTTATTATTATCCGTCCTTGTCATTTATTTATATGCAAAGTATGCTGGTTCATGGAATTATTTGCTTTATTCCACTATTTATGGTTTTTGGCATGGGCTTCAGGCCAGATGTACGCAGCCTTCCAAAAACAGTTGCAATGTTGGCAACTTTTGCCCTTATGGTTACTCCTATTAATATAGCTACAAATGGAAATTACTTTTTTCTAAGGTATCCAGCACCGGGTTCACCTATGGAGGCTTTTGCTAATTATGTTGGGAGTCCTTGGTATCTTATACCTACATTTCTTCTGGGCTGTCTGCTTTGGTTTATTTTATATATACCTTTTGCTTTTTTTAAAAGGTGCCAAAAGAAATCAGAACATATTGACAGGGATAAAACACGAATTTTATTTTAA